The following coding sequences are from one Nicotiana tomentosiformis chromosome 3, ASM39032v3, whole genome shotgun sequence window:
- the LOC138908595 gene encoding uncharacterized protein — protein MARSKSLYWRKVEPMNERGIEVNPAQIKTIEEIPDILTNKKKFEWTEECQPAHKTLKAYISNPPLLGKPKDGERLFVYLAVSEMAVSAVLIREDKGRLAKWAIKLSEYDIMYQSRTAIKSQVLADFVAEFSTKIVPEVEKELQIFTGSNLGTWTLFTNGSSNIKGASLGIVLIPPSGESIRQAIKCYPITNNEAEYEAVITGLELARELSIEKIVIKSDSQLYGTVPEGKKESQSLRRKAARYCLIRGNLYRKIFGGPLARCLGPAQTEYVMKEVHEGHCGNHAGGRSLVKTLIRAGYYWPKNGGRCRKFCSKV, from the exons ATGGCCAGATCGAAAAGTTTATATTGGAGAAAAGTTGAGCCCATGAATGAGAG AGGTATTGAAGTAAACCCTGCACAGATCAAAACTATTGAAGAAATTCCTGATATACTCACGAACAAAAAAAAG TTCGagtggactgaagaatgccaacCAGCCCACAAAACTTTGAAGGCATACATATCAAATCCTCCTTTGCTGGGTAAACCAAAAGATGGTGAGAGGTTGTTCGTTTATCTCGCAGTTTCAGAAATGGCTGTAAGTGCAGTTTTGATACGAGAAGACAAAG GTAGATTAGCCAAGTGGGCAATAAAACTCAGTGAGTATGATATCATGTACCAATCTAGAACTGCAATAAAATCACAAGTTTTAGCAGATTTTGTAGCAGAATTTAGTACAAAAATAGTTCCTGAAGTAGAAAAGGAATTACAAATATTCACCGGATCTAATCTTGGTACATGGACTTTATTTACTAATGGCTCCTCAAATATTAAAGGAGCAAGTTTGGGTATTGTTTTAATTCCACCTTCGGGAGAAAGTATAAGACAAGCAATTAAATGTTACCCtattactaacaatgaagcagagtacgaaGCTGTAATTACAGGGTTAGAACTGGCACGAGAACTCTCCATAGAGAAAATCGTGATTAAAAGTGATTCTCAGCTG TACGGAACCGTACCTGAAGGCAAAAAAGAGTCTCAGTCGCTTCGACGAAAAGCTGCTCGTTACTGTTTAATTCGAGGAAATCTATATCGAAAAATATTTGGTGGACCTTTAGCAAGATGCCTTGGACCTGCTCAAACAGAATATGTTATGAAAGAAGTGCATGAAGGGCATTGTGGAAATCACGCAGGAGGTAGATCTTTGGTAAAAACTctaattagagcaggatactactggcctaaAAATGGAGGAAGATGCAGAAAGTTTTGTAGTAAAGTGTGA
- the LOC138908596 gene encoding uncharacterized protein, whose amino-acid sequence MKNRQEPPKPPSPKRTVNVISGGEEVNDVTYTAAKITAKFTVTHGKRVRQTLEEDSITFDDVDADGLMIPHNDALVISLLIHDTNIKRVLIEPGSSVNIILLRVVNEMQIGDQMISKERSLSGFNNSTVITKGKIMLTTFVEGVIKERKFQVIDTDMAYNVILGRPWIHDIDAVPSTLHQVIKFSSKWGIQQI is encoded by the coding sequence ATGAAAAATAGACAAGAACCTCCAAAACCTCCATCTCCAAAGAGAACAGTGAATGTGATAAGTGGGGGAGAAGAAGTCAATGATGTAACGTACACAGCTGCGAAAATAACGGCAAAATTCACAGTAACCCACGGAAAGCGAGTTCGACAAACCTTGGAAGAAGATAGCATAACATTTGATGATGTAGATGCAGATGGCTTAATGattcctcacaatgatgcactggtaatatctttacttatacatgatactaatataaaacgagttttgattgaACCAGGTAGCTCCGTGAATATTATCTTATTGCGAGTGGTGAACGAAATGCAAATTGGTGACCAGATGATATCAAAAGAACGTTCCTTATCTGGATTCAACAATTCAACCGTTATTACGAAGGGTAAGATAATGTTAACTACATTCGTGGAAGGAGTCATCAAAGAGAGAAAATTTCAAGTAATAGACACAGACATGGCCTATAATGTAATTcttgggaggccatggattcatgaCATTGATGCTGTGCCATCTACGTTACATCAAGTTATTAAGTTTTCTTCAAAATGGGGAATTCAACAAATTTGA